The following proteins are encoded in a genomic region of Nitrospirota bacterium:
- a CDS encoding TolC family protein has protein sequence MIKRTLLFLVLLTAAVPVTLPAQEYSLSELYSIALEKSKSIKIAEEGLYLSERDKDRAAAVLTPALSAFGSSTEYSNSGSSLPDNSTAWGLKLGQSISMSGREVTALDIAKESIVKSRFDLDTVRGNYLLQVAASYYDVLKAKKALEIINANVERLTKHRDAAKVRLKVGESTKTVLLRAEAELSGAQSDLIRADNALKFAKVILARTVGISNDFGLKEDQPSAISTMTLDSLKQTALSERAELKSAGLQKEIADKQIKYTKGLYWPSLSVEGVYSRKEDDPSVSSSNSENIYGVLSINYPLFDGGLRKAEVSQAEARLRQADYRLQDLQDSVNVEVENAYLNLATVSGVLEKLRAEVEYARDNYNSVTKQFEFGLADSINVMDANTLLVTSERQLANAQYDQHLALLILQRATGTLLKAVAGK, from the coding sequence ATGATAAAACGAACTCTTTTGTTTCTGGTTTTATTGACGGCCGCAGTTCCCGTGACATTGCCGGCGCAGGAGTACAGCCTCAGCGAACTTTATTCCATCGCGCTTGAAAAAAGCAAGAGCATCAAGATCGCTGAGGAAGGGCTTTATCTGTCGGAACGCGACAAAGACAGGGCTGCGGCAGTACTGACACCTGCGCTCTCAGCATTCGGAAGCAGCACTGAATACAGCAATAGCGGCAGCTCACTGCCTGATAACAGCACGGCGTGGGGATTGAAGCTGGGACAGTCTATCTCAATGAGCGGCAGGGAAGTGACAGCCCTTGACATAGCAAAAGAAAGTATAGTCAAAAGCAGATTTGATCTCGATACTGTCAGGGGGAATTATTTACTGCAAGTTGCCGCTTCGTATTATGACGTGCTCAAGGCAAAGAAGGCGCTTGAGATAATAAATGCAAATGTAGAGCGATTGACGAAACACAGGGATGCGGCTAAAGTACGGCTTAAGGTCGGCGAGAGCACAAAGACAGTTCTTTTGAGGGCTGAGGCAGAGCTCTCAGGCGCGCAGTCGGATCTGATCAGGGCAGATAACGCGCTGAAATTTGCAAAGGTGATCCTTGCAAGAACCGTCGGGATCAGCAATGATTTCGGCCTGAAAGAAGATCAGCCGTCTGCAATCTCAACAATGACACTCGATAGTCTCAAGCAGACAGCATTATCGGAAAGGGCGGAGTTGAAAAGTGCCGGCCTTCAGAAAGAGATCGCTGATAAGCAGATCAAATATACAAAAGGATTATACTGGCCGAGCCTTTCCGTTGAAGGAGTGTATTCAAGGAAAGAGGATGATCCTTCTGTAAGCTCTTCAAACAGTGAAAACATTTACGGAGTTCTGAGCATCAATTATCCGTTATTTGACGGAGGATTGAGAAAGGCCGAAGTCAGCCAGGCAGAGGCAAGGCTCAGACAGGCTGATTACAGGCTTCAGGATTTGCAGGATTCTGTTAATGTCGAGGTTGAGAATGCATATCTTAACCTTGCAACCGTTTCAGGAGTCCTTGAAAAACTGCGTGCGGAAGTGGAATATGCCAGAGACAATTACAACTCTGTTACAAAACAGTTTGAGTTCGGCCTTGCCGACAGCATAAATGTCATGGATGCGAACACACTGCTTGTTACTTCTGAAAGGCAGCTTGCAAATGCACAGTATGATCAACATCTCGCTCTTTTAATATTGCAGCGCGCAACCGGGACACTGTTAAAGGCCGTGGCCGGGAAATAG
- a CDS encoding ABC transporter substrate-binding protein yields the protein MKRIHYKSLVFPVIISIFMAFIMVFSFGCTKKEDTEIKIGAILPLTGDGAVYGIKEKEGIDLAVSEVNSTGGIQGQQVRVIYEDSKGESTSAVSALQKLITQDKVQVVFGDAFSSPTLAMIPIIDKNRVILMSPSASSPKLSNSSQYFFRVWPSDIAEGAVAAEIAMQKLQLKKLAVLHGNNEYGIGLKEVFASTISKLGGSVVIVETYNEGDSDFRAQLTKIKKNSPDGIYLAGYAKEFAKILIQAKELDVKVQFMSCGTFHEPEILKIAGNAAEGVVFVQPFFDENSNDPVVQKFVKNYEVKFKSKAGVYAAHAYDAASIIFSTIKEKGMIIDDIRNALLNLINYQGATGSTSIMPGGDVIKQSRVMTVKNGNFTDFK from the coding sequence ATGAAAAGAATTCATTATAAGTCCTTAGTATTTCCAGTAATAATCTCAATCTTCATGGCTTTCATTATGGTCTTTTCTTTCGGGTGTACTAAGAAAGAGGATACAGAAATAAAAATAGGGGCGATATTACCGCTAACAGGGGATGGGGCTGTATATGGCATCAAGGAAAAAGAAGGTATTGACTTAGCAGTTTCTGAAGTAAATAGCACAGGCGGAATACAAGGGCAGCAAGTCAGAGTGATTTATGAGGATTCGAAGGGTGAGTCCACCTCAGCGGTATCAGCACTACAAAAACTTATCACCCAAGATAAAGTTCAGGTGGTTTTTGGTGATGCGTTCAGTTCACCAACATTGGCAATGATTCCAATTATCGACAAAAACAGAGTTATCCTTATGTCCCCGTCTGCATCCAGTCCCAAGCTATCTAATTCAAGTCAATATTTTTTTCGAGTATGGCCATCTGATATCGCTGAAGGTGCTGTTGCCGCAGAGATTGCCATGCAGAAATTACAATTGAAGAAACTTGCGGTGCTTCATGGAAACAATGAATACGGAATTGGATTAAAAGAAGTTTTTGCTTCAACAATTAGCAAGCTTGGGGGTAGTGTCGTGATTGTAGAAACATACAATGAAGGGGACTCAGACTTTAGGGCACAACTGACAAAAATTAAGAAAAACTCGCCAGATGGTATTTATCTTGCTGGCTATGCAAAGGAATTTGCAAAAATACTGATTCAGGCTAAAGAGCTTGATGTCAAAGTACAGTTTATGAGCTGTGGAACATTCCATGAGCCGGAAATTTTAAAAATTGCGGGCAATGCAGCTGAGGGCGTTGTCTTCGTTCAGCCTTTTTTTGATGAAAACAGTAATGATCCCGTGGTTCAAAAGTTTGTCAAAAACTACGAGGTAAAATTTAAAAGTAAGGCTGGTGTATATGCTGCACATGCATATGATGCTGCAAGTATAATCTTCAGCACTATAAAAGAAAAAGGCATGATAATAGATGATATAAGAAATGCTTTGTTGAATTTAATAAATTATCAAGGAGCAACAGGTAGTACCTCGATTATGCCTGGTGGTGACGTTATTAAGCAGTCGAGGGTTATGACTGTTAAGAATGGTAATTTTACTGATTTTAAGTAA
- a CDS encoding TetR/AcrR family transcriptional regulator — translation MNQRSSNNVSKARVLKTALKLFSSKGYSGTKMTDIAEEVGLSVGALYLRFKSKEEVCLELIKDQTKDFSEFTKSLHAEPPLKALKIYIDTNLEVAFKKKQLISLLIKEHDMPFLKPFRKNFLKTQHGIIMEILKAGIKSKDFRPLDVDDTALMIFACIRGGILLRLRFEAGDEKKMGDSLYDLITKGIRKDTI, via the coding sequence ATGAATCAGCGTTCATCTAATAATGTCTCTAAAGCAAGGGTACTGAAGACTGCTCTGAAGCTTTTTTCTTCTAAAGGATATTCAGGCACAAAGATGACCGATATAGCAGAGGAGGTCGGGCTTAGTGTCGGCGCGCTTTACCTTAGATTCAAAAGCAAAGAGGAAGTCTGTCTTGAGCTGATAAAGGACCAGACAAAGGATTTCAGCGAGTTTACAAAAAGCCTTCATGCTGAGCCGCCGCTCAAGGCGTTAAAAATATATATTGATACAAACCTTGAAGTCGCTTTTAAGAAGAAGCAGCTCATCTCTCTTTTAATCAAGGAACATGACATGCCGTTTTTAAAGCCGTTCAGGAAGAACTTTTTAAAGACCCAGCACGGCATAATTATGGAAATTCTTAAGGCAGGGATAAAGAGCAAGGACTTCAGGCCTCTTGATGTTGATGATACCGCCCTGATGATATTCGCATGTATAAGAGGCGGCATTTTATTGAGGCTCAGGTTTGAGGCGGGAGATGAAAAAAAGATGGGCGATTCGCTTTATGATCTGATAACTAAGGGGATAAGGAAGGATACGATATGA
- a CDS encoding efflux RND transporter periplasmic adaptor subunit, producing the protein MKKRLAILVLIVIVTTAVVYFRKANNKPVTSISKAGIVQALEVNITSKVAGKLSFLCCNEGDSVDKGSVVARLENNDLDALIKQAEASVQRAAADIETAKAKREAARAGMEEASAQLKRKKELLKEGLISQSDFDIVERNSSTASANYKATLSGLASAVAARNEAEAMLSVRKAQLLDIVIESPISGTVVYKSIEPGEFVSPGASIISLVDMNDIWVRIDVEETKLGTVAVGDDAVISSDAMPGRTIKGKVSEIGRYAEFATQRDVKSGQQDIKTFHIKIKVDDTEKMLKPGMTVNAEIPFK; encoded by the coding sequence ATGAAGAAACGATTGGCCATATTAGTTCTTATTGTAATAGTGACAACTGCTGTTGTTTACTTTCGCAAAGCGAATAACAAGCCGGTGACATCTATCAGCAAAGCCGGCATCGTCCAGGCGCTTGAGGTCAATATTACCTCAAAGGTCGCAGGGAAGTTATCTTTCCTATGCTGCAATGAGGGAGATTCTGTTGACAAAGGTTCAGTTGTCGCGCGTCTTGAGAATAATGACCTTGACGCGCTTATTAAACAGGCCGAAGCCTCTGTGCAGAGAGCTGCGGCTGACATAGAGACTGCCAAGGCAAAGAGAGAGGCGGCTAGGGCAGGCATGGAGGAGGCATCCGCGCAGTTAAAACGTAAGAAAGAACTTTTGAAAGAAGGGCTGATATCCCAGTCTGACTTTGACATTGTAGAAAGAAACAGCAGCACAGCCTCGGCAAATTATAAGGCAACACTCAGCGGGCTGGCTTCCGCAGTAGCCGCGCGGAATGAAGCAGAGGCGATGTTGTCGGTCAGAAAGGCACAATTGCTGGACATCGTCATTGAGTCGCCGATATCAGGAACGGTTGTTTACAAATCTATTGAACCCGGAGAGTTTGTTTCTCCGGGCGCTTCAATTATCTCGCTTGTTGATATGAATGATATCTGGGTGAGGATAGATGTTGAAGAGACCAAGTTAGGAACGGTTGCCGTTGGAGATGATGCGGTCATCAGCAGCGATGCAATGCCCGGCAGGACGATTAAGGGAAAGGTTTCTGAGATAGGAAGGTATGCTGAGTTCGCCACTCAAAGAGATGTTAAGAGCGGGCAGCAGGACATAAAGACATTCCACATAAAGATCAAGGTTGATGATACCGAAAAGATGCTTAAACCCGGCATGACGGTCAATGCTGAGATACCATTTAAATAG
- a CDS encoding type II toxin-antitoxin system prevent-host-death family antitoxin produces MQSVNIFEAKTNLSKLLESIESGRENEVVIARNGKPVARLVSLNPLPVDKRIGVAKGKFNVPESIDADNDAIHKLFTGVHE; encoded by the coding sequence ATGCAATCTGTAAACATATTTGAAGCCAAAACAAACCTTTCCAAGCTGCTTGAATCAATCGAAAGTGGCCGCGAGAATGAGGTTGTAATTGCCCGAAACGGCAAGCCGGTTGCCCGCCTTGTATCTTTAAACCCCCTTCCTGTGGATAAGCGGATAGGGGTTGCAAAGGGAAAATTTAATGTGCCGGAATCGATCGATGCTGATAACGATGCCATTCATAAGCTCTTTACCGGGGTGCATGAGTGA
- a CDS encoding type II toxin-antitoxin system VapC family toxin, translated as MKLLLDTHVALWAITDDPKLPQSALSLIMSANNEIIVSAASIWEISIKHSLGRGNMPISGEDALGYFQEAGYRLLPVTAEHAAYVEKLLPIHSDPFDRILISQAKCEPMILITHDALLSGYGELIMVI; from the coding sequence GTGAAGCTTCTGCTTGATACCCATGTAGCTCTCTGGGCAATAACTGATGATCCTAAACTGCCACAATCAGCCCTCAGCCTGATCATGTCCGCTAATAATGAGATCATTGTGAGCGCTGCCTCGATCTGGGAGATATCTATCAAGCACAGCCTTGGCCGTGGGAATATGCCTATTTCCGGTGAGGATGCGCTTGGGTATTTTCAAGAGGCGGGATATCGTCTGCTTCCTGTCACTGCTGAACATGCTGCTTATGTGGAAAAGCTTTTGCCGATCCATTCAGATCCGTTTGACCGTATCCTGATTTCTCAGGCAAAGTGCGAGCCTATGATATTGATCACCCATGATGCTTTGTTATCCGGTTATGGTGAGCTGATTATGGTGATTTAA
- a CDS encoding metallophosphoesterase: protein MIHFFARGKGNRSRTITLAIHMWVALLILFFSSALSLDCYNLLVKFTAPFFSKPYAGIILSPAQILFTSLSVSIICTAYGFFDAKKIRTERLTVNNSKLPAGLHRVRILQISDLHLGIILGKEMLDKVMNIIEMEKPDLIVSTGDMLNAEMDHIDFLSGELNAIMPPLGKYAVLGNHESYSGLDHAKKFIADSGFRLLRGEGVTVKDIINIAGVDDPAIEAMRSGKGKNELKESDMLSGFKTGLFTLLLKHRPDINRDSLGLFDLQLSGHTHKGQIFPVHFAIRTFYPYYAGYYKLAKGSALYTSRGAGTAGPPVRFLSQPEVTVIDIVPCQV from the coding sequence TTGATACATTTTTTTGCCAGAGGCAAAGGAAACCGCTCAAGAACAATCACATTGGCCATTCACATGTGGGTCGCGCTGCTTATCCTGTTCTTCTCGTCTGCTCTTTCTTTGGATTGTTATAATCTGTTAGTAAAATTTACAGCGCCGTTTTTTAGTAAACCTTACGCAGGCATTATTCTCTCACCTGCGCAGATTTTATTTACATCTCTTTCTGTTTCCATAATTTGCACGGCATATGGTTTTTTTGACGCAAAAAAGATCCGCACTGAAAGGCTTACCGTGAACAATTCAAAACTTCCTGCCGGCCTGCATAGAGTCAGAATACTCCAGATATCAGACCTCCACCTGGGAATTATTCTCGGGAAAGAGATGCTGGATAAAGTGATGAATATAATTGAGATGGAAAAACCTGACCTTATTGTTTCAACCGGCGATATGCTTAACGCTGAGATGGATCATATTGATTTCCTCTCCGGTGAGCTTAATGCCATAATGCCGCCGCTTGGTAAATATGCGGTATTAGGTAATCATGAATCATACTCAGGCCTGGATCATGCCAAAAAGTTTATTGCTGATTCCGGTTTCAGGCTTCTTCGCGGAGAAGGAGTGACAGTGAAGGATATTATCAACATTGCCGGCGTTGATGACCCGGCGATCGAGGCAATGAGATCAGGAAAGGGAAAAAATGAGTTGAAAGAGAGCGATATGCTTTCAGGGTTCAAAACAGGATTGTTTACGCTCCTGCTGAAGCACAGGCCTGACATTAATAGAGATTCGCTCGGGCTTTTCGACCTTCAGCTTTCAGGACATACTCATAAAGGGCAGATATTCCCTGTTCACTTTGCGATAAGAACTTTCTATCCTTATTACGCAGGATATTATAAGCTTGCCAAAGGTTCAGCGCTATATACCAGCAGAGGCGCTGGAACAGCAGGGCCTCCGGTGCGTTTCTTATCCCAGCCGGAAGTGACTGTAATTGATATTGTGCCATGTCAAGTGTAG
- a CDS encoding type II toxin-antitoxin system VapC family toxin, with product MPTYVLDTNILIGYIRGAAYATYVDRHYAPAKNPNIATVSIASVGEIYSLALRRKWGEPKRQILSELLQSIPATPIRHQSIIQKYAEIDAYNHGKHPEHRLPSSARSMSNNDIWIAATASVLNATLLTTDRDFDHLNDIFLQVVYVDPASA from the coding sequence ATGCCGACGTATGTACTGGATACTAATATCCTTATCGGATACATCAGAGGCGCAGCTTATGCCACTTATGTCGATAGACATTATGCCCCGGCTAAAAATCCTAACATTGCCACAGTCTCGATCGCCAGTGTCGGAGAGATATACTCACTTGCTTTAAGGAGAAAATGGGGAGAGCCGAAACGGCAGATACTGAGTGAACTTCTGCAATCCATTCCTGCCACACCTATTCGCCATCAATCAATAATTCAGAAATATGCCGAAATAGATGCATACAATCACGGGAAACACCCGGAGCATAGACTACCTTCATCGGCACGAAGTATGAGCAACAACGACATCTGGATAGCTGCGACAGCATCAGTTCTCAACGCAACATTGCTGACAACGGATCGGGACTTTGATCATCTGAACGATATTTTTCTGCAGGTCGTTTATGTAGACCCTGCATCTGCCTAA
- a CDS encoding efflux RND transporter permease subunit, translated as MNISELFIKRPIMTSLVMIAVMIFGVFAYRILPVNDLPNIDFPTIQVRASLPGASPETMASAVATPLEREFSTISGLDAMTSTNGQGISVITLKFALERNIDAAAQDVQASISKAARQLPRDMPSPPSYQKVNPADQPVIYLALSSPTLPLSDVNEYADTIISPRISMIKGVAQVAIYGSQKYAVRVQVDPKALANRKIGLDEVASSLSRWNVNLPTGGLQGDKQAFTIQASGQLYNAESFKTIIVAYRDGSPVRLQDIAAVTDSIENDKIAAWYNTKGKSVRAVVLAIQRQPGTNTIEVVDSVKQQIPNFRSQLPAAVELNILFDRSESIRSSVSDVKFTLLLTIALVVLVIFLFLRNVSATVIPSLALPLSIIGTFAAMYGLGFSVNNITLMALTLSVGFVVDDAIVMLENIVRHMEHGEKPMDAALRGSKEIGFTILSMTLSLVAVFIPILFMAGMLGRMLHEFAVTITVAILISGFVSLTLTPMLCSRFLRPLGEERHGRLYNFMERFFDGMRSLYERTLKGVLHFRRTTIVVTLALTAVTVWLFTIMPTGLLPSDDIGGIFAFTEAAQGISFDEMKRHQQKLADIVLQDPNVEAFMSVVGAAGPRVASNGGLMFMKLKPREERKMNADQIIMNLRPKVMGVPGVMMFMQNPPPIRLEATLSKAQYQFVLQSPDIKDLYANAADFEKKLRALPMIQDVNSDLQIKNPQVNLEIDRDRAATLGITAQQIEDTLYSAYGARQVSTIYSSTNQYQVIMELEPQYQLDPSALGMLYVRSNTGSLVPLSSLAIIKKGLGPLSVNHLGQITAVTISFNLKPGTPLGDAVAAVEKEAKALPSSITTGFQGTAQVYKASTVGLAMLLLLAIVVIYIVLGILYESYIHPLTILSGLPAAGFGALITLLIFGKDLNLYSFVGIIMLVGIVKKNAIMMIDFALEAERQGSKTPLEAIYEGAIVRFRPIMMTTMAALMGTLPIAVGFGAGADSRRSLGLAVVGGLLVSQLLTLYITPVVYYYMDRLQSKTRKMFKTTS; from the coding sequence ATGAATATCTCTGAACTATTTATAAAACGCCCTATCATGACGAGCCTGGTCATGATTGCGGTAATGATCTTCGGGGTCTTTGCTTACCGGATACTTCCGGTTAATGATCTTCCGAACATTGATTTTCCGACCATACAGGTGCGCGCAAGCCTGCCGGGCGCGAGCCCTGAGACGATGGCAAGCGCTGTCGCTACTCCGTTGGAGCGCGAGTTCTCAACGATCTCCGGCCTGGACGCCATGACATCCACCAATGGACAGGGGATTTCTGTCATTACACTAAAGTTCGCGCTGGAGCGTAACATTGATGCAGCTGCGCAGGATGTTCAGGCCTCTATATCCAAGGCTGCACGTCAGCTGCCGAGGGACATGCCGAGCCCTCCGTCATATCAGAAGGTCAACCCGGCTGACCAGCCTGTAATTTATCTGGCTCTCAGTTCGCCGACACTTCCTCTCTCTGACGTGAATGAGTATGCCGACACAATCATTTCGCCGCGCATCTCCATGATTAAGGGCGTTGCTCAAGTGGCGATCTATGGTTCACAGAAGTACGCGGTGCGTGTTCAGGTCGATCCAAAGGCCTTGGCGAACCGTAAGATCGGACTCGACGAGGTAGCCTCTTCATTGTCACGCTGGAACGTGAACCTGCCGACAGGCGGGCTGCAGGGAGATAAGCAGGCCTTTACTATCCAGGCAAGCGGGCAGCTCTATAATGCTGAGTCATTCAAGACGATCATTGTTGCTTACAGAGACGGCTCGCCAGTGCGCCTGCAGGACATAGCCGCGGTAACTGACAGTATTGAGAATGACAAGATCGCAGCATGGTATAACACAAAAGGCAAGTCTGTCAGGGCTGTTGTTCTGGCGATCCAGCGTCAGCCCGGAACCAATACTATAGAAGTTGTGGACAGCGTCAAGCAGCAGATCCCGAATTTCCGAAGCCAGCTTCCGGCTGCCGTGGAACTGAATATACTTTTCGACCGCTCAGAGTCGATCCGTTCGTCAGTCTCGGATGTTAAATTCACACTGCTGCTTACCATCGCACTTGTTGTACTTGTTATTTTCTTATTTCTGCGCAATGTGTCAGCTACGGTGATCCCAAGCCTTGCGCTTCCGCTATCCATCATTGGTACGTTTGCCGCGATGTACGGCCTCGGGTTCTCTGTAAACAATATAACTCTGATGGCGCTTACACTTTCTGTCGGCTTTGTAGTTGATGACGCGATAGTTATGCTTGAAAATATCGTCCGGCACATGGAGCATGGCGAGAAGCCCATGGATGCAGCATTACGCGGCTCAAAAGAGATTGGATTTACAATTCTTTCCATGACACTCTCGCTTGTCGCAGTGTTTATCCCCATTCTTTTTATGGCAGGAATGTTAGGCAGAATGCTGCACGAATTTGCCGTGACCATTACGGTGGCGATACTCATCTCGGGATTTGTTTCTCTGACGCTCACACCAATGCTCTGCAGCCGTTTTCTCAGGCCGTTGGGAGAAGAGCGGCACGGAAGGCTCTATAATTTTATGGAGAGGTTCTTTGACGGTATGCGCAGCCTATATGAGAGGACGCTCAAAGGGGTTCTCCATTTCCGCCGCACAACCATTGTGGTGACACTTGCATTGACTGCTGTAACGGTCTGGCTCTTTACCATAATGCCTACAGGCCTGCTCCCATCGGATGACATTGGCGGGATATTCGCCTTCACAGAAGCTGCTCAGGGCATTTCATTTGATGAGATGAAGCGACATCAGCAGAAGCTTGCAGATATTGTGCTTCAGGATCCAAATGTTGAAGCATTTATGTCGGTTGTAGGCGCAGCAGGCCCGAGGGTGGCTTCGAACGGAGGCCTGATGTTCATGAAGCTGAAGCCGAGGGAAGAACGCAAGATGAACGCGGATCAGATAATAATGAATCTCAGGCCGAAGGTGATGGGTGTTCCGGGCGTTATGATGTTCATGCAGAACCCGCCGCCTATACGCCTTGAGGCGACCCTTTCGAAAGCGCAGTATCAGTTCGTGCTTCAGAGCCCGGATATAAAGGATCTCTACGCTAACGCCGCTGACTTTGAGAAAAAGCTTCGCGCACTGCCCATGATCCAGGATGTGAACAGCGACCTTCAGATCAAGAACCCGCAGGTGAACCTTGAGATAGACCGCGACCGTGCTGCAACGCTCGGCATAACAGCACAGCAGATAGAAGACACTCTCTATTCCGCCTACGGCGCGCGCCAGGTCTCGACCATATACTCTTCTACAAATCAGTACCAGGTGATCATGGAACTGGAGCCGCAGTATCAGCTGGACCCGTCAGCGCTCGGTATGCTCTATGTCCGCTCAAACACAGGCAGTTTAGTTCCTCTCTCTTCACTTGCCATAATAAAGAAAGGGCTCGGGCCGCTGTCAGTTAATCATCTCGGGCAGATCACAGCTGTGACTATATCTTTTAACCTCAAACCCGGCACTCCGCTTGGCGATGCCGTTGCCGCTGTTGAGAAGGAGGCAAAGGCATTGCCGTCCTCTATCACAACAGGATTTCAGGGCACGGCACAGGTCTATAAGGCATCAACGGTCGGGCTTGCCATGCTCCTGCTCCTTGCTATTGTAGTGATATATATCGTTCTCGGAATACTGTACGAGAGTTATATACATCCTTTGACCATACTTTCAGGATTGCCTGCTGCGGGTTTCGGAGCGCTTATAACACTTCTTATATTCGGCAAGGATCTGAACCTTTACTCCTTTGTCGGTATCATCATGCTCGTCGGTATCGTGAAGAAGAACGCCATCATGATGATAGACTTTGCGCTTGAGGCCGAGCGTCAGGGCAGCAAGACGCCGCTTGAGGCGATCTATGAGGGTGCCATTGTGCGTTTCCGGCCGATCATGATGACAACTATGGCCGCGCTCATGGGAACCTTGCCGATAGCTGTCGGATTCGGCGCTGGCGCTGATTCGCGCCGTTCTCTCGGCCTTGCGGTTGTCGGCGGCCTGCTTGTATCGCAGCTGCTGACCCTCTACATAACGCCGGTGGTTTATTATTACATGGACAGATTACAGTCCAAGACACGCAAGATGTTTAAAACGACTTCATGA
- a CDS encoding efflux RND transporter periplasmic adaptor subunit: MKNRFLTIICCALFAVCSAFFLAACSKEKPKQALKSMVVPVTVAPVANEDVPVQLKAIGTVEAYSSVRITARVGGELLSVGFHEGKDVKKGELLFTIDPGPYQAAYEIAEANLRRDMAVAKKAEDDVMRYKALSNENLVSRNDLEKILTNADAAAATVVADKAAVDNAKLQLGYCYIYAPVAGRTGSLLVNKGNLIKANDSNPMVIINQIQPVYVNFSVPEHDLSEIRRYMASGRLNVEALLSKEDTTSENGLLTFVDNTVDASTGTIKLKASFENRELALWPGQFVNVTIALSTIQNAVVVPSQAVQTGQQGQFVFVIKEDTAELRPVSAGIIYKDMTVIENGLAPGEQVVTDGQMMLMPGAKVVIKNELQK, encoded by the coding sequence ATGAAGAATAGGTTCCTGACAATTATATGCTGTGCATTATTTGCTGTCTGCTCTGCATTTTTTCTTGCGGCATGTTCAAAGGAAAAGCCGAAACAAGCTCTTAAATCCATGGTTGTCCCTGTAACGGTCGCGCCTGTGGCAAATGAAGATGTGCCTGTGCAGTTAAAAGCTATCGGGACAGTAGAAGCATATTCCTCGGTCAGGATAACCGCGCGTGTGGGAGGCGAGCTTTTGAGCGTTGGTTTTCACGAGGGGAAGGATGTCAAAAAAGGCGAGCTGCTTTTTACCATTGACCCCGGGCCTTATCAGGCAGCATATGAGATAGCAGAGGCCAATCTCAGGCGGGACATGGCTGTTGCAAAAAAAGCTGAAGATGATGTGATGCGGTATAAGGCTCTCTCTAATGAAAACCTTGTAAGCAGAAATGACCTTGAAAAGATACTGACAAATGCTGACGCTGCTGCGGCAACTGTCGTGGCGGACAAAGCAGCCGTTGATAATGCAAAACTTCAGCTTGGATATTGTTACATCTATGCGCCTGTTGCAGGCCGTACCGGCAGCCTTCTTGTGAACAAGGGTAATCTCATCAAGGCAAATGACAGCAATCCGATGGTTATCATAAATCAGATCCAGCCTGTTTATGTTAATTTCTCAGTTCCGGAGCATGACCTCTCAGAGATAAGAAGATATATGGCCTCTGGGAGATTAAATGTCGAGGCATTGTTATCCAAAGAGGATACGACATCTGAAAATGGCCTTCTTACATTTGTGGATAATACGGTGGACGCTTCAACCGGGACCATCAAGCTTAAGGCCTCTTTTGAGAACAGGGAACTGGCTTTATGGCCCGGACAGTTCGTTAATGTCACAATCGCTCTATCAACTATTCAGAACGCGGTGGTCGTGCCTTCTCAGGCTGTGCAGACAGGGCAGCAGGGACAGTTCGTCTTTGTCATCAAGGAAGATACAGCAGAGCTTCGCCCGGTCAGCGCAGGCATAATTTACAAAGATATGACTGTAATCGAGAATGGCCTGGCGCCCGGAGAGCAGGTGGTTACAGACGGACAGATGATGCTTATGCCCGGCGCAAAGGTTGTGATAAAGAATGAGTTGCAGAAATAG